The genomic window TCGGTCGGTCaccccatcccaaattgctccaggccaagcacgcttaaccctggagttctttggagatcggtttccggaaaagaagttgcaacttgttgatatgagtattctattaatcctattaagccctgggatgtcacatcctcacccccttaagagagatcgacgcccccgtcgatcaaccccaggccaggaacgtcccctcttggccacgtccatgtgtctAGTgtcagcgcatgtgccatgctgtgtgaccactcccggtccacaccagccatgcgcaccatgcgcacccgggaagaatttctcggtcggtcacccatcccaaattgctccaggccaagcacgcttaaccctggagttctttggagataggtttccggaaaagaagttgtaacttgttgatatgagtattctattaatcctattaagccctgggatGTCACACAACTCTTTTACTGAAAGCTATATTCAGGCCGCATATGTAGTTCCCGTAATGTTGGGGGGAGCTATTTATCAACTAGTACTCCTAGTTCAATTGCTAATGGAAACCGACCAGTTACAATGCACTGATATATTGCTAGTCTTATCTATAATTTTGCCATTGCAAATTAAATTCATGAATGGATATAATTGTACATATCACCTCCCCTCCATCCCGGCTTGTTCTGATTTGGCAAGTGATAGTGTTCCTCACCTCTTAGCGTTATTGACCGAATGTTATTTTCGCGAAAGCGCAAAAAGAATTGCACGTcgatatattagaagaaagcaAGGTTTCAATTACACAACGTAATCGTCCAGATTGCCATTGCTAGGGgacaagagagaaaaagaatcaAAAACCCAAAAGACCGAGAGAAACCTCTACGACTTAGTAAATGCTGCTCTTATACAACGGGAGGTTTATGGTGGAAAACTCCACGAAACTCCCGACAGGTCCCCAAACGTCACGGCGCCTGCAATATACCACAGACGGCCCTATTGTAGTATGGAATCCAAAACCACTAAGACTGAAAAAAGAGAGTAGCTGACAACCCTAGAGTTTTGCTCATTCCACAGCTGCCAGGAAACTAGAAGGAGCAAGGAGTCGAAGCCTTGAGAAGATGATCCGATAAACAGACCCTAAAAGATGGCCACCAAACCTGAAGAGAGCAACCATGGGAAGGGACGAGGTTTGATGAGCCAGAATGGGAAAGGACATGGTGCTAAATCTGGCGGGTGAATACACAGTTAAGAGTAAGCAAGCATTATTGTTTGAGAGTTTGTTCTCAGTAATCATATTGTTACTGACATTTATAACTCCAATTTTCTCAACATACATCTTAATAATTTTTGGTTGGCTTACTTTTACCgacctggcaaaaaaaaaaaaaaccttggaTCAAATCACTTCAAGAGATAATACCCGTCCCATTTACACACCTCCTcaaaggccttgtttagattccaacttttttttcttcaaactttaaatttcttcaaactttcctacacatataaacttttaacttttccgtccaatttcttcaaacttctatttttggcgtggaactaaacagaGCCAAAGTATGATGAAACCACTAAGGAGAGAAGGCGTATGGGTGGATGGGGCGATGGGGAGTGAAGAAAAGGACAAAGGAAACGTGCGGCGGGCTTGGTGGGCGATGGAAGAGGACAAAACATGGCATGATGGATATGTTTTGCTGCTCGTACGTACAGTACTACTGACCGTACAAATTAACAAGCAGTTGATTGATGTGTTGCAAATGGGGCAAGACGAcgcaccggccggccggcatcgatcccctcccctcacccgcgcgggcggcggatctTGTCGGGCGCTGGCCGACCAACGCTCGCTCGTGTTTGGGCGGCAGATGtcacagatcgatcgatccaggCGCATGGATGGAGCAAACGGAACAATGCATGCCAAGGTAGCACGTCGCGCGCGTACTCCACTACTCCATATGGTTGGCGACGCCGGCAGGAAAGCTAGCCGGCCGATCGTGAATTGGTCGGTGTCGATACTGGGATATACACTCCACTATAAGTATATACCTTGTCTTTGAAATGCTTAATGCTGCAGCCTGTTGTATGGAATTGAACCTCCGGCCGTCCGGCCAAGGCACACGCATAGTACATGCTTCTGCTCTTGTTTGTTGCAGCCGACCTGACAATAAGAACCTGTGCATGTCGAAATTAATTGCCGGTGTCAAGGCCTGCCAACCTCAAGTCCATCGTAGCCTGTGTTGTGTGTGTAGTCTGGTTGGGCCGTTTGGTTGGGGAAagtgaattcattttttttctatgtatgCGAGCAGCATGTAGCCTCTCTTCCCGATCGAGATGGGAGAAGCAAGCAGGACATACACGTGTACGTTAATCCACGAATCATTGGATGCACGACACCAACGTGTTGTACGCGTCCCCGTCCCCGTGCCTCGCGGATCCTGTCTCTCCTCCCAACTCCGATGATTCGTTTAGATTTCCTTCCATATTCCACCAACCCAACCGCTCACTCGTGCGCACGCTCCCATCCACCATGCATAATCCCACGCCTATATACGCGCCGCGCGCACTCACACCCACGACACAAGACACGCACGCACCATCACATCACCACCACCAAAGCGCGCAATGGCGCCTACCTTCTCCCGCTCCATCTCCTTCCCCCTCAGCCCCGCCAGGTCTTCCTCCAAGCCACGCACCCGCACCACCGGCCATCTCCGCTCCATCAGCCTCCCCTGCCGCTcccaccctctcctctccaacctccaagccaccatcgccgccgtccgctcCTGGCTCTTCGATCCGGCCACGCCCCCCACTGGCCTCGCCCACCTCCACGCGCtccacgccgcgctcgccgacctgctcctcctcccggacacgcgcgccgcctcctccctcctcgacgccttcctcctcctcgccgacgcaCATGGCGCCTTCCAGGaggccctcctccacctcaggcACCACGCCGCCGACGTCCAGGCCGCGCTGCGCAGGCGTGACGCCGCCAGGCTCTCCTCCGCGGTGCGCTCCCAGCGCCAAGCACACAAGGACCTCGCCAGGCTCGCCGCCTCCGTGCGCGGGGCCGCCACCAAGTGGCCGGCGCAGCTGCCGtcctccgccaccgtcgccgaggTCGAGGTGTCCGGTGTCCTCGCCGACGCGATGGCCGCTATCGCATCAGCGTCCGCGGCCGTCTTCTCCGCCGTCGAGACCATGTCAACCAtggccaccgcggcggccgcgtccacgtgctcctcctcctcatcatcttcCAGCAAGACACCACTACTCATCTCGCTagtgaggaagaagaacagcaAGTCGGCTGCTGCCGTCCCCGacgaggagaaggagatggcgGCGTCGGAGAGAATGGAGGAGCTGGAGGAATGCATGGCGGCAATAGAGAGCGGCAACGACAGGGTGTTCAGGACAATCCTGCACACCAGGGTCGCTCTCCTCAACACACATGCTACcctaattaactaattaattactctctGCATTCCAAGTCCCCAAATTAACCCAATTAAGTGTACATAATGTTACTATTTGAACGAATTGAAGCAAAAGCTCTTGCTCGTTCTATTATCTCCTTCTCTCTGCcagcgtcaaatatttcaaCTGCGTTACTTACCGTGATGCAAAGCAATAATACGCCTTAATCCTTGCTTGTTTGCAGGGGATCACAAGTTCAGAACCAACTGATTTCGAACATATAGATACAGAGGAATACTCTGTTAGTCTGTTTTGGAACATCTAATCTGTGTTTACGACATGAGCAATTCTATggttcttgaggaggtaccaaaaatttagtgtaaaatttggtacttcatagtatctcgataccaagaggtatcaaatttacaatagaaaaagtggtacctcatggtacctccttaagGACAGTAAAATTGCTCTTACAATATATATTATTGCCAACATTATCGAATGCAATTAAGTTGATTTCGTATCACAACAATAACTACATTATTAAGCTCATGAGCTGGATGAGTGTCCAGTTCGTGCAGGTCATTTCACAGCGCTAGTCACCACGCTCTATCCATCTAACTAATACGCGTGGCGTGGCTCAGATCTGGATCGACCATTGCAAGGACCCAACCTAATTCACAAATTAAGCATCTTAACAACTCTTTGGTGCATGCTTATGTAAGATTAAATCGTGTCCCACATCTAGATCTCGACCAATAAAATTAATCTTCCCCGCTAATCGACAAGAAGCCCCCGAATATTCGGCACGCAGGGAGAAATGTACGGCTCGTAATGGATTTATTTTTACATGTCaactaaatggttataaaaaaataaaaaaacttgaCAAAATATATTGATATACAATATATCACGCCACGAATAtataagttca from Oryza glaberrima chromosome 6, OglaRS2, whole genome shotgun sequence includes these protein-coding regions:
- the LOC127777690 gene encoding uncharacterized protein LOC127777690 — its product is MAPTFSRSISFPLSPARSSSKPRTRTTGHLRSISLPCRSHPLLSNLQATIAAVRSWLFDPATPPTGLAHLHALHAALADLLLLPDTRAASSLLDAFLLLADAHGAFQEALLHLRHHAADVQAALRRRDAARLSSAVRSQRQAHKDLARLAASVRGAATKWPAQLPSSATVAEVEVSGVLADAMAAIASASAAVFSAVETMSTMATAAAASTCSSSSSSSSKTPLLISLVRKKNSKSAAAVPDEEKEMAASERMEELEECMAAIESGNDRVFRTILHTRVALLNTHATLIN